In Notamacropus eugenii isolate mMacEug1 chromosome 1, mMacEug1.pri_v2, whole genome shotgun sequence, one genomic interval encodes:
- the LOC140511344 gene encoding uncharacterized protein isoform X4 produces the protein MLSPDASLTFSFHLTFCLIQVSPPSRRASILGQWGWPAPLHCPTQPGWVLHPTSLSSTPAPRARGEPEGAKPRMMESPSSSALQCFLAEARTDHPLERGIQELSLGNQDASSNFYQPGNSELGERPASPESLNFPTPGSTSRGSGSPITMESDVDLMANLLPSGRGTHSLCLTLRTPVTESALDSHPPNPSLPGSPASQDQDKEGVSSCTFGSKTLSFTSTLPFSLGTSRSIFLEPRKSLRGDPTPEKSWGQAHPWAGAPSLSPNFRLGPVPTTLPWVRDKPWTWPTDSSMLQREAAEAPRASPMPVEVMTSKDPTGMTSGGQGESLDLGAELQRREQEGVYSEGPREEAGQGEDRPVDSRANLSGADCKTDPPKLKLGPECWVDSPKPSVEDSYGRQVREAGCMLLEWFRCLFLDSDNHSFSLLDSGLALTTGGLPLNAGSQEHPALRVAFLTMRNGRKLGMAFPGSNLFYYYSLGRHFFVTAQLSNHWFRVRDRVTGEQMLMKKVPVVSDWQKMLHHFLFVTPGPGLLVPYAVLYDRQGSLLYLMEDPGVLSTYTLNGWTTLVLAS, from the exons ATGCTCAGTCCTGATGCTTCTCTTACTTTCAGTTTCCATCTGACATTCTGCCTGATACAAGTTTCTCCCCCATCTCGGAGGGCCTCAATCCTGGGCCAGTGGGGGTGGCCAGCCCCCCTCCACTGCCCAACTCAACCTGGGTGGGTCCTCCATCCCACAAGTCTTAGTTCCACTCCTGCCCCTAGAGCCAGAGGAGAGCCAGAGGGAGCTAAGCCAAGGATGATGGAGTCCCCTTCATCCAGCGCTCTGCAGTGCTTCCTGGCTGAGGCCAGGACTGACCACCCCCTGGAGAGAG GGATTCAGGAGCTGAGCCTGGGAAACCAAGATGCCTCATCCAACTTCTACCA ACCTGGGAACAGTGAACTGGGAGAGAGGCCAGCTTCTCCAGAGTCCCTGAACTTCCCTACCCCTGGATCAACTTCAAGAGGCAGTGGTTCCCCAATCACCATGGAAAGTGACGTGGACCTCATGGCCAATCTGCTGCCCTCTGGCAGAGGGACACACTCCCTCTGTCTCACCCTTCGGACCCCAGTTACTGAGAGTGCTCTTGACTCTCACCCACCTAATCCCTCACTTCCTGGAAGCCCTGCTTCACAGGACCAGGATAAGGAAGGGGTCAGCTCATGCACCTTTGGATCTAAGACCCTGAGCTTCACATCTACTCTGCCCTTTAGCCTGGGTACTAGCCGGTCCATCTTCTTGGAACCCCGGAAGTCACTGAGGGGAGACCCTACACCTGAGAAGTCCTGGGGTCAGGCACATCCCTGGGCAGGGGCCCCCAGTCTGAGCCCAAACTTTAGACTAGGTCCTGTGCCTACCACTCTGCCCTGGGTTCGGGATAAACCCTGGACCTGGCCTACTGACTCCTCTATGTTACAGAGGGAGGCAGCTGAGGCTCCAAGGGCCTCTCCCATGCCTGTGGAAGTGATGACCAGCAAAGATCCAACAGGAATGACCTCTGGGGGACAGGGAGAGTCCTTGGACTTAGGGGCTGAACTCCAGAGAAGGGAACAGGAGGGGGTATACTCAGAGGGACCTAGAGAGGAAGCAGGACAGGGTGAGGATAGACCAGTGGACAGTAGGGCCAATTTAAGTGGGGCAGACTGCAAGACAGACCCTCCAAAGCTAAAACTAGGTCCAGAGTGTTGGGTGGATTCCCCGAAGCCCTCTGTGGAAGACAGCTATGGACGCCAAGTAAGGGAGGCAGGCTGCATGCTTTTGGAATGGTTTCGATGCCTCTTCCTGGACAGTGACAATCACAGTTTCTCCCTGCTGGACTCTGGCCTGGCCCTGACCACTGGTGGCCTTCCCCTGAATGCTGGCAGCCAGGAACACCCGGCTCTGCGTGTGGCCTTCCTGACCATG aGGAATGGCAGGAAACTAGGCATGGCATTCCCTGGTTCCAACCTCTTCTACTACTACTCCCTGGGTCGTCACTTCTTTGTCACTGCTCAGCTCAGCAACCACTGGTTCCGAGTTCGAGATCGTGTTACTGGTGAGCAGATGCTGATGAAGAAG GTGCCTGTGGTCTCCGACTGGCAGAAGATGCTTCATCATTTCCTCTTCGTAACCCCGGGGCCGGGGCTACTGGTGCCCTATGCAGTCCTCTATGACCGCCAGGGTTCCCTGCTCTACCTTATGGAGGACCCTGGAGTTCTGa GTACCTACACTTTGAATGGCTGGACCACCTTGGTGCTTGCCTCTTAA
- the LOC140511344 gene encoding uncharacterized protein isoform X6, giving the protein MESDVDLMANLLPSGRGTHSLCLTLRTPVTESALDSHPPNPSLPGSPASQDQDKEGVSSCTFGSKTLSFTSTLPFSLGTSRSIFLEPRKSLRGDPTPEKSWGQAHPWAGAPSLSPNFRLGPVPTTLPWVRDKPWTWPTDSSMLQREAAEAPRASPMPVEVMTSKDPTGMTSGGQGESLDLGAELQRREQEGVYSEGPREEAGQGEDRPVDSRANLSGADCKTDPPKLKLGPECWVDSPKPSVEDSYGRQVREAGCMLLEWFRCLFLDSDNHSFSLLDSGLALTTGGLPLNAGSQEHPALRVAFLTMRNGRKLGMAFPGSNLFYYYSLGRHFFVTAQLSNHWFRVRDRVTGEQMLMKKVPVVSDWQKMLHHFLFVTPGPGLLVPYAVLYDRQGSLLYLMEDPGVLTVGRPPAGQQLDKLKCLLEILRFLQFCQQQGLQLEEVDSGLLYTHQGICFDPSGLSSNEGPYVFRKTLRNALQLVWDTPQEDTTAAEALLEQMWKWLEEDIRGDEEHLDEARTLSLDPGTP; this is encoded by the exons ATGGAAAGTGACGTGGACCTCATGGCCAATCTGCTGCCCTCTGGCAGAGGGACACACTCCCTCTGTCTCACCCTTCGGACCCCAGTTACTGAGAGTGCTCTTGACTCTCACCCACCTAATCCCTCACTTCCTGGAAGCCCTGCTTCACAGGACCAGGATAAGGAAGGGGTCAGCTCATGCACCTTTGGATCTAAGACCCTGAGCTTCACATCTACTCTGCCCTTTAGCCTGGGTACTAGCCGGTCCATCTTCTTGGAACCCCGGAAGTCACTGAGGGGAGACCCTACACCTGAGAAGTCCTGGGGTCAGGCACATCCCTGGGCAGGGGCCCCCAGTCTGAGCCCAAACTTTAGACTAGGTCCTGTGCCTACCACTCTGCCCTGGGTTCGGGATAAACCCTGGACCTGGCCTACTGACTCCTCTATGTTACAGAGGGAGGCAGCTGAGGCTCCAAGGGCCTCTCCCATGCCTGTGGAAGTGATGACCAGCAAAGATCCAACAGGAATGACCTCTGGGGGACAGGGAGAGTCCTTGGACTTAGGGGCTGAACTCCAGAGAAGGGAACAGGAGGGGGTATACTCAGAGGGACCTAGAGAGGAAGCAGGACAGGGTGAGGATAGACCAGTGGACAGTAGGGCCAATTTAAGTGGGGCAGACTGCAAGACAGACCCTCCAAAGCTAAAACTAGGTCCAGAGTGTTGGGTGGATTCCCCGAAGCCCTCTGTGGAAGACAGCTATGGACGCCAAGTAAGGGAGGCAGGCTGCATGCTTTTGGAATGGTTTCGATGCCTCTTCCTGGACAGTGACAATCACAGTTTCTCCCTGCTGGACTCTGGCCTGGCCCTGACCACTGGTGGCCTTCCCCTGAATGCTGGCAGCCAGGAACACCCGGCTCTGCGTGTGGCCTTCCTGACCATG aGGAATGGCAGGAAACTAGGCATGGCATTCCCTGGTTCCAACCTCTTCTACTACTACTCCCTGGGTCGTCACTTCTTTGTCACTGCTCAGCTCAGCAACCACTGGTTCCGAGTTCGAGATCGTGTTACTGGTGAGCAGATGCTGATGAAGAAG GTGCCTGTGGTCTCCGACTGGCAGAAGATGCTTCATCATTTCCTCTTCGTAACCCCGGGGCCGGGGCTACTGGTGCCCTATGCAGTCCTCTATGACCGCCAGGGTTCCCTGCTCTACCTTATGGAGGACCCTGGAGTTCTGa CTGTGGGGCGGCCACCAGCAGGTCAGCAACTGGACAAACTCAAATGTCTCCTGGAGATTCTCAGGTTCCTACAATTCTGCCAACAACAAGGCTTACAGCTTGAGGAAGTGGACTCAGGCTTGCTTTATACCCACCAG GGAATCTGTTTTGACCCCAGTGGACTCAGCAGCAATGAAGGACCTTATGTCTTTAGAAAGACTTTGCGAAATGCCCTCCAGCTGGTGTGGGACACCCCACAG GAGGACACCACCGCAGCAGAGGCCCTGTTGGAACAGATGTGGAAGTGGCTGGAGGAGGACATCAGGGGCGATGAGGAGCATCTGGATGAGGCCAGGACTCTTTCTCTTGACCCTGGTACCCCATGA
- the LOC140511344 gene encoding uncharacterized protein isoform X1, translating into MLSPDASLTFSFHLTFCLIQVSPPSRRASILGQWGWPAPLHCPTQPGWVLHPTSLSSTPAPRARGEPEGAKPRMMESPSSSALQCFLAEARTDHPLERGIQELSLGNQDASSNFYQPGNSELGERPASPESLNFPTPGSTSRGSGSPITMESDVDLMANLLPSGRGTHSLCLTLRTPVTESALDSHPPNPSLPGSPASQDQDKEGVSSCTFGSKTLSFTSTLPFSLGTSRSIFLEPRKSLRGDPTPEKSWGQAHPWAGAPSLSPNFRLGPVPTTLPWVRDKPWTWPTDSSMLQREAAEAPRASPMPVEVMTSKDPTGMTSGGQGESLDLGAELQRREQEGVYSEGPREEAGQGEDRPVDSRANLSGADCKTDPPKLKLGPECWVDSPKPSVEDSYGRQVREAGCMLLEWFRCLFLDSDNHSFSLLDSGLALTTGGLPLNAGSQEHPALRVAFLTMRNGRKLGMAFPGSNLFYYYSLGRHFFVTAQLSNHWFRVRDRVTGEQMLMKKVPVVSDWQKMLHHFLFVTPGPGLLVPYAVLYDRQGSLLYLMEDPGVLTVGRPPAGQQLDKLKCLLEILRFLQFCQQQGLQLEEVDSGLLYTHQGICFDPSGLSSNEGPYVFRKTLRNALQLVWDTPQEDTTAAEALLEQMWKWLEEDIRGDEEHLDEARTLSLDPGTP; encoded by the exons ATGCTCAGTCCTGATGCTTCTCTTACTTTCAGTTTCCATCTGACATTCTGCCTGATACAAGTTTCTCCCCCATCTCGGAGGGCCTCAATCCTGGGCCAGTGGGGGTGGCCAGCCCCCCTCCACTGCCCAACTCAACCTGGGTGGGTCCTCCATCCCACAAGTCTTAGTTCCACTCCTGCCCCTAGAGCCAGAGGAGAGCCAGAGGGAGCTAAGCCAAGGATGATGGAGTCCCCTTCATCCAGCGCTCTGCAGTGCTTCCTGGCTGAGGCCAGGACTGACCACCCCCTGGAGAGAG GGATTCAGGAGCTGAGCCTGGGAAACCAAGATGCCTCATCCAACTTCTACCA ACCTGGGAACAGTGAACTGGGAGAGAGGCCAGCTTCTCCAGAGTCCCTGAACTTCCCTACCCCTGGATCAACTTCAAGAGGCAGTGGTTCCCCAATCACCATGGAAAGTGACGTGGACCTCATGGCCAATCTGCTGCCCTCTGGCAGAGGGACACACTCCCTCTGTCTCACCCTTCGGACCCCAGTTACTGAGAGTGCTCTTGACTCTCACCCACCTAATCCCTCACTTCCTGGAAGCCCTGCTTCACAGGACCAGGATAAGGAAGGGGTCAGCTCATGCACCTTTGGATCTAAGACCCTGAGCTTCACATCTACTCTGCCCTTTAGCCTGGGTACTAGCCGGTCCATCTTCTTGGAACCCCGGAAGTCACTGAGGGGAGACCCTACACCTGAGAAGTCCTGGGGTCAGGCACATCCCTGGGCAGGGGCCCCCAGTCTGAGCCCAAACTTTAGACTAGGTCCTGTGCCTACCACTCTGCCCTGGGTTCGGGATAAACCCTGGACCTGGCCTACTGACTCCTCTATGTTACAGAGGGAGGCAGCTGAGGCTCCAAGGGCCTCTCCCATGCCTGTGGAAGTGATGACCAGCAAAGATCCAACAGGAATGACCTCTGGGGGACAGGGAGAGTCCTTGGACTTAGGGGCTGAACTCCAGAGAAGGGAACAGGAGGGGGTATACTCAGAGGGACCTAGAGAGGAAGCAGGACAGGGTGAGGATAGACCAGTGGACAGTAGGGCCAATTTAAGTGGGGCAGACTGCAAGACAGACCCTCCAAAGCTAAAACTAGGTCCAGAGTGTTGGGTGGATTCCCCGAAGCCCTCTGTGGAAGACAGCTATGGACGCCAAGTAAGGGAGGCAGGCTGCATGCTTTTGGAATGGTTTCGATGCCTCTTCCTGGACAGTGACAATCACAGTTTCTCCCTGCTGGACTCTGGCCTGGCCCTGACCACTGGTGGCCTTCCCCTGAATGCTGGCAGCCAGGAACACCCGGCTCTGCGTGTGGCCTTCCTGACCATG aGGAATGGCAGGAAACTAGGCATGGCATTCCCTGGTTCCAACCTCTTCTACTACTACTCCCTGGGTCGTCACTTCTTTGTCACTGCTCAGCTCAGCAACCACTGGTTCCGAGTTCGAGATCGTGTTACTGGTGAGCAGATGCTGATGAAGAAG GTGCCTGTGGTCTCCGACTGGCAGAAGATGCTTCATCATTTCCTCTTCGTAACCCCGGGGCCGGGGCTACTGGTGCCCTATGCAGTCCTCTATGACCGCCAGGGTTCCCTGCTCTACCTTATGGAGGACCCTGGAGTTCTGa CTGTGGGGCGGCCACCAGCAGGTCAGCAACTGGACAAACTCAAATGTCTCCTGGAGATTCTCAGGTTCCTACAATTCTGCCAACAACAAGGCTTACAGCTTGAGGAAGTGGACTCAGGCTTGCTTTATACCCACCAG GGAATCTGTTTTGACCCCAGTGGACTCAGCAGCAATGAAGGACCTTATGTCTTTAGAAAGACTTTGCGAAATGCCCTCCAGCTGGTGTGGGACACCCCACAG GAGGACACCACCGCAGCAGAGGCCCTGTTGGAACAGATGTGGAAGTGGCTGGAGGAGGACATCAGGGGCGATGAGGAGCATCTGGATGAGGCCAGGACTCTTTCTCTTGACCCTGGTACCCCATGA
- the LOC140511344 gene encoding uncharacterized protein isoform X2, with the protein MLSPDASLTFSFHLTFCLIQVSPPSRRASILGQWGWPAPLHCPTQPGWVLHPTSLSSTPAPRARGEPEGAKPRMMESPSSSALQCFLAEARTDHPLERGIQELSLGNQDASSNFYQPGNSELGERPASPESLNFPTPGSTSRGSGSPITMESDVDLMANLLPSGRGTHSLCLTLRTPVTESALDSHPPNPSLPGSPASQDQDKEGVSSCTFGSKTLSFTSTLPFSLGTSRSIFLEPRKSLRGDPTPEKSWGQAHPWAGAPSLSPNFRLGPVPTTLPWVRDKPWTWPTDSSMLQREAAEAPRASPMPVEVMTSKDPTGMTSGGQGESLDLGAELQRREQEGVYSEGPREEAGQGEDRPVDSRANLSGADCKTDPPKLKLGPECWVDSPKPSVEDSYGRQVREAGCMLLEWFRCLFLDSDNHSFSLLDSGLALTTGGLPLNAGSQEHPALRVAFLTMRNGRKLGMAFPGSNLFYYYSLGRHFFVTAQLSNHWFRVRDRVTGEQMLMKKVPVVSDWQKMLHHFLFVTPGPGLLVPYAVLYDRQGSLLYLMEDPGVLTVGRPPAGQQLDKLKCLLEILRFLQFCQQQGLQLEEVDSGLLYTHQGICFDPSGLSSNEGPYVFRKTLRNALQLVWDTPQGTGAGAEE; encoded by the exons ATGCTCAGTCCTGATGCTTCTCTTACTTTCAGTTTCCATCTGACATTCTGCCTGATACAAGTTTCTCCCCCATCTCGGAGGGCCTCAATCCTGGGCCAGTGGGGGTGGCCAGCCCCCCTCCACTGCCCAACTCAACCTGGGTGGGTCCTCCATCCCACAAGTCTTAGTTCCACTCCTGCCCCTAGAGCCAGAGGAGAGCCAGAGGGAGCTAAGCCAAGGATGATGGAGTCCCCTTCATCCAGCGCTCTGCAGTGCTTCCTGGCTGAGGCCAGGACTGACCACCCCCTGGAGAGAG GGATTCAGGAGCTGAGCCTGGGAAACCAAGATGCCTCATCCAACTTCTACCA ACCTGGGAACAGTGAACTGGGAGAGAGGCCAGCTTCTCCAGAGTCCCTGAACTTCCCTACCCCTGGATCAACTTCAAGAGGCAGTGGTTCCCCAATCACCATGGAAAGTGACGTGGACCTCATGGCCAATCTGCTGCCCTCTGGCAGAGGGACACACTCCCTCTGTCTCACCCTTCGGACCCCAGTTACTGAGAGTGCTCTTGACTCTCACCCACCTAATCCCTCACTTCCTGGAAGCCCTGCTTCACAGGACCAGGATAAGGAAGGGGTCAGCTCATGCACCTTTGGATCTAAGACCCTGAGCTTCACATCTACTCTGCCCTTTAGCCTGGGTACTAGCCGGTCCATCTTCTTGGAACCCCGGAAGTCACTGAGGGGAGACCCTACACCTGAGAAGTCCTGGGGTCAGGCACATCCCTGGGCAGGGGCCCCCAGTCTGAGCCCAAACTTTAGACTAGGTCCTGTGCCTACCACTCTGCCCTGGGTTCGGGATAAACCCTGGACCTGGCCTACTGACTCCTCTATGTTACAGAGGGAGGCAGCTGAGGCTCCAAGGGCCTCTCCCATGCCTGTGGAAGTGATGACCAGCAAAGATCCAACAGGAATGACCTCTGGGGGACAGGGAGAGTCCTTGGACTTAGGGGCTGAACTCCAGAGAAGGGAACAGGAGGGGGTATACTCAGAGGGACCTAGAGAGGAAGCAGGACAGGGTGAGGATAGACCAGTGGACAGTAGGGCCAATTTAAGTGGGGCAGACTGCAAGACAGACCCTCCAAAGCTAAAACTAGGTCCAGAGTGTTGGGTGGATTCCCCGAAGCCCTCTGTGGAAGACAGCTATGGACGCCAAGTAAGGGAGGCAGGCTGCATGCTTTTGGAATGGTTTCGATGCCTCTTCCTGGACAGTGACAATCACAGTTTCTCCCTGCTGGACTCTGGCCTGGCCCTGACCACTGGTGGCCTTCCCCTGAATGCTGGCAGCCAGGAACACCCGGCTCTGCGTGTGGCCTTCCTGACCATG aGGAATGGCAGGAAACTAGGCATGGCATTCCCTGGTTCCAACCTCTTCTACTACTACTCCCTGGGTCGTCACTTCTTTGTCACTGCTCAGCTCAGCAACCACTGGTTCCGAGTTCGAGATCGTGTTACTGGTGAGCAGATGCTGATGAAGAAG GTGCCTGTGGTCTCCGACTGGCAGAAGATGCTTCATCATTTCCTCTTCGTAACCCCGGGGCCGGGGCTACTGGTGCCCTATGCAGTCCTCTATGACCGCCAGGGTTCCCTGCTCTACCTTATGGAGGACCCTGGAGTTCTGa CTGTGGGGCGGCCACCAGCAGGTCAGCAACTGGACAAACTCAAATGTCTCCTGGAGATTCTCAGGTTCCTACAATTCTGCCAACAACAAGGCTTACAGCTTGAGGAAGTGGACTCAGGCTTGCTTTATACCCACCAG GGAATCTGTTTTGACCCCAGTGGACTCAGCAGCAATGAAGGACCTTATGTCTTTAGAAAGACTTTGCGAAATGCCCTCCAGCTGGTGTGGGACACCCCACAG GGCACTGGTGCGGGGGCAGAAGAGTAG
- the LOC140511344 gene encoding uncharacterized protein isoform X3, giving the protein MMESPSSSALQCFLAEARTDHPLERGIQELSLGNQDASSNFYQPGNSELGERPASPESLNFPTPGSTSRGSGSPITMESDVDLMANLLPSGRGTHSLCLTLRTPVTESALDSHPPNPSLPGSPASQDQDKEGVSSCTFGSKTLSFTSTLPFSLGTSRSIFLEPRKSLRGDPTPEKSWGQAHPWAGAPSLSPNFRLGPVPTTLPWVRDKPWTWPTDSSMLQREAAEAPRASPMPVEVMTSKDPTGMTSGGQGESLDLGAELQRREQEGVYSEGPREEAGQGEDRPVDSRANLSGADCKTDPPKLKLGPECWVDSPKPSVEDSYGRQVREAGCMLLEWFRCLFLDSDNHSFSLLDSGLALTTGGLPLNAGSQEHPALRVAFLTMRNGRKLGMAFPGSNLFYYYSLGRHFFVTAQLSNHWFRVRDRVTGEQMLMKKVPVVSDWQKMLHHFLFVTPGPGLLVPYAVLYDRQGSLLYLMEDPGVLTVGRPPAGQQLDKLKCLLEILRFLQFCQQQGLQLEEVDSGLLYTHQGICFDPSGLSSNEGPYVFRKTLRNALQLVWDTPQEDTTAAEALLEQMWKWLEEDIRGDEEHLDEARTLSLDPGTP; this is encoded by the exons ATGATGGAGTCCCCTTCATCCAGCGCTCTGCAGTGCTTCCTGGCTGAGGCCAGGACTGACCACCCCCTGGAGAGAG GGATTCAGGAGCTGAGCCTGGGAAACCAAGATGCCTCATCCAACTTCTACCA ACCTGGGAACAGTGAACTGGGAGAGAGGCCAGCTTCTCCAGAGTCCCTGAACTTCCCTACCCCTGGATCAACTTCAAGAGGCAGTGGTTCCCCAATCACCATGGAAAGTGACGTGGACCTCATGGCCAATCTGCTGCCCTCTGGCAGAGGGACACACTCCCTCTGTCTCACCCTTCGGACCCCAGTTACTGAGAGTGCTCTTGACTCTCACCCACCTAATCCCTCACTTCCTGGAAGCCCTGCTTCACAGGACCAGGATAAGGAAGGGGTCAGCTCATGCACCTTTGGATCTAAGACCCTGAGCTTCACATCTACTCTGCCCTTTAGCCTGGGTACTAGCCGGTCCATCTTCTTGGAACCCCGGAAGTCACTGAGGGGAGACCCTACACCTGAGAAGTCCTGGGGTCAGGCACATCCCTGGGCAGGGGCCCCCAGTCTGAGCCCAAACTTTAGACTAGGTCCTGTGCCTACCACTCTGCCCTGGGTTCGGGATAAACCCTGGACCTGGCCTACTGACTCCTCTATGTTACAGAGGGAGGCAGCTGAGGCTCCAAGGGCCTCTCCCATGCCTGTGGAAGTGATGACCAGCAAAGATCCAACAGGAATGACCTCTGGGGGACAGGGAGAGTCCTTGGACTTAGGGGCTGAACTCCAGAGAAGGGAACAGGAGGGGGTATACTCAGAGGGACCTAGAGAGGAAGCAGGACAGGGTGAGGATAGACCAGTGGACAGTAGGGCCAATTTAAGTGGGGCAGACTGCAAGACAGACCCTCCAAAGCTAAAACTAGGTCCAGAGTGTTGGGTGGATTCCCCGAAGCCCTCTGTGGAAGACAGCTATGGACGCCAAGTAAGGGAGGCAGGCTGCATGCTTTTGGAATGGTTTCGATGCCTCTTCCTGGACAGTGACAATCACAGTTTCTCCCTGCTGGACTCTGGCCTGGCCCTGACCACTGGTGGCCTTCCCCTGAATGCTGGCAGCCAGGAACACCCGGCTCTGCGTGTGGCCTTCCTGACCATG aGGAATGGCAGGAAACTAGGCATGGCATTCCCTGGTTCCAACCTCTTCTACTACTACTCCCTGGGTCGTCACTTCTTTGTCACTGCTCAGCTCAGCAACCACTGGTTCCGAGTTCGAGATCGTGTTACTGGTGAGCAGATGCTGATGAAGAAG GTGCCTGTGGTCTCCGACTGGCAGAAGATGCTTCATCATTTCCTCTTCGTAACCCCGGGGCCGGGGCTACTGGTGCCCTATGCAGTCCTCTATGACCGCCAGGGTTCCCTGCTCTACCTTATGGAGGACCCTGGAGTTCTGa CTGTGGGGCGGCCACCAGCAGGTCAGCAACTGGACAAACTCAAATGTCTCCTGGAGATTCTCAGGTTCCTACAATTCTGCCAACAACAAGGCTTACAGCTTGAGGAAGTGGACTCAGGCTTGCTTTATACCCACCAG GGAATCTGTTTTGACCCCAGTGGACTCAGCAGCAATGAAGGACCTTATGTCTTTAGAAAGACTTTGCGAAATGCCCTCCAGCTGGTGTGGGACACCCCACAG GAGGACACCACCGCAGCAGAGGCCCTGTTGGAACAGATGTGGAAGTGGCTGGAGGAGGACATCAGGGGCGATGAGGAGCATCTGGATGAGGCCAGGACTCTTTCTCTTGACCCTGGTACCCCATGA
- the LOC140511344 gene encoding uncharacterized protein isoform X5 gives MLSPDASLTFSFHLTFCLIQVSPPSRRASILGQWGWPAPLHCPTQPGWVLHPTSLSSTPAPRARGEPEGAKPRMMESPSSSALQCFLAEARTDHPLERGIQELSLGNQDASSNFYQPGNSELGERPASPESLNFPTPGSTSRGSGSPITMESDVDLMANLLPSGRGTHSLCLTLRTPVTESALDSHPPNPSLPGSPASQDQDKEGVSSCTFGSKTLSFTSTLPFSLGTSRSIFLEPRKSLRGDPTPEKSWGQAHPWAGAPSLSPNFRLGPVPTTLPWVRDKPWTWPTDSSMLQREAAEAPRASPMPVEVMTSKDPTGMTSGGQGESLDLGAELQRREQEGVYSEGPREEAGQGEDRPVDSRANLSGADCKTDPPKLKLGPECWVDSPKPSVEDSYGRQVREAGCMLLEWFRCLFLDSDNHSFSLLDSGLALTTGGLPLNAGSQEHPALRVAFLTMRNGRKLGMAFPGSNLFYYYSLGRHFFVTAQLSNHWFRVRDRVTGEQMLMKKGWSQDGGLERHTYASSSPQPIKYL, from the exons ATGCTCAGTCCTGATGCTTCTCTTACTTTCAGTTTCCATCTGACATTCTGCCTGATACAAGTTTCTCCCCCATCTCGGAGGGCCTCAATCCTGGGCCAGTGGGGGTGGCCAGCCCCCCTCCACTGCCCAACTCAACCTGGGTGGGTCCTCCATCCCACAAGTCTTAGTTCCACTCCTGCCCCTAGAGCCAGAGGAGAGCCAGAGGGAGCTAAGCCAAGGATGATGGAGTCCCCTTCATCCAGCGCTCTGCAGTGCTTCCTGGCTGAGGCCAGGACTGACCACCCCCTGGAGAGAG GGATTCAGGAGCTGAGCCTGGGAAACCAAGATGCCTCATCCAACTTCTACCA ACCTGGGAACAGTGAACTGGGAGAGAGGCCAGCTTCTCCAGAGTCCCTGAACTTCCCTACCCCTGGATCAACTTCAAGAGGCAGTGGTTCCCCAATCACCATGGAAAGTGACGTGGACCTCATGGCCAATCTGCTGCCCTCTGGCAGAGGGACACACTCCCTCTGTCTCACCCTTCGGACCCCAGTTACTGAGAGTGCTCTTGACTCTCACCCACCTAATCCCTCACTTCCTGGAAGCCCTGCTTCACAGGACCAGGATAAGGAAGGGGTCAGCTCATGCACCTTTGGATCTAAGACCCTGAGCTTCACATCTACTCTGCCCTTTAGCCTGGGTACTAGCCGGTCCATCTTCTTGGAACCCCGGAAGTCACTGAGGGGAGACCCTACACCTGAGAAGTCCTGGGGTCAGGCACATCCCTGGGCAGGGGCCCCCAGTCTGAGCCCAAACTTTAGACTAGGTCCTGTGCCTACCACTCTGCCCTGGGTTCGGGATAAACCCTGGACCTGGCCTACTGACTCCTCTATGTTACAGAGGGAGGCAGCTGAGGCTCCAAGGGCCTCTCCCATGCCTGTGGAAGTGATGACCAGCAAAGATCCAACAGGAATGACCTCTGGGGGACAGGGAGAGTCCTTGGACTTAGGGGCTGAACTCCAGAGAAGGGAACAGGAGGGGGTATACTCAGAGGGACCTAGAGAGGAAGCAGGACAGGGTGAGGATAGACCAGTGGACAGTAGGGCCAATTTAAGTGGGGCAGACTGCAAGACAGACCCTCCAAAGCTAAAACTAGGTCCAGAGTGTTGGGTGGATTCCCCGAAGCCCTCTGTGGAAGACAGCTATGGACGCCAAGTAAGGGAGGCAGGCTGCATGCTTTTGGAATGGTTTCGATGCCTCTTCCTGGACAGTGACAATCACAGTTTCTCCCTGCTGGACTCTGGCCTGGCCCTGACCACTGGTGGCCTTCCCCTGAATGCTGGCAGCCAGGAACACCCGGCTCTGCGTGTGGCCTTCCTGACCATG aGGAATGGCAGGAAACTAGGCATGGCATTCCCTGGTTCCAACCTCTTCTACTACTACTCCCTGGGTCGTCACTTCTTTGTCACTGCTCAGCTCAGCAACCACTGGTTCCGAGTTCGAGATCGTGTTACTGGTGAGCAGATGCTGATGAAGAAG gggtggagccaagatggtggactagaaagacacacctacGCAAgttcctccccacagcccataaaatacctgtag